Proteins encoded together in one Nitrospiria bacterium window:
- the ccmC gene encoding heme ABC transporter permease CcmC codes for MSIIRNIRRFEGWFGAAGAVCIAIGLYFGLVASPPDSYQGEVVRIMYVHVPFASTSMAAYGVLTIASLWYLWKRDPIVDNMAHATAGIGVFFTAGALFTGSVWGKPTWNTWWTWDARLVSFTILLLILIGYLMLRTFIEEKEREARYAAILAIVGAVDLPIVHFSVEWWRTLHQPLSISQRGIAIASVMLYPLIFMSVGFYLLFTYMVGVRTQMLYLQQLLEAKKGRLLGEVRL; via the coding sequence ATGTCCATCATCCGTAACATCCGACGTTTTGAAGGCTGGTTTGGAGCGGCCGGAGCCGTCTGCATCGCGATCGGCCTCTACTTCGGCCTGGTGGCCTCGCCGCCCGATTCGTACCAGGGCGAGGTTGTCCGGATCATGTACGTCCACGTCCCCTTCGCCAGCACCTCGATGGCGGCCTACGGCGTTTTGACGATAGCCAGCCTGTGGTATCTCTGGAAGCGCGACCCGATCGTCGACAACATGGCCCATGCCACCGCGGGCATCGGCGTCTTTTTTACGGCCGGGGCGCTCTTCACCGGATCGGTCTGGGGCAAACCGACCTGGAACACCTGGTGGACGTGGGACGCCCGCCTGGTCTCCTTCACCATTTTACTGCTCATTCTGATCGGCTATCTCATGTTGCGGACATTTATCGAAGAGAAGGAACGGGAGGCGCGCTACGCCGCCATTCTGGCGATTGTCGGAGCCGTGGACCTTCCGATCGTTCATTTTTCTGTGGAGTGGTGGCGCACGCTGCACCAGCCCCTTTCGATTTCCCAACGCGGGATAGCGATCGCCAGCGTTATGCTCTATCCCCTCATCTTCATGTCGGTGGGCTTCTACCTGCTCTTCACGTATATGGTGGGAGTCCGCACCCAGATGCTTTACCTGCAGCAGCTTCTGGAGGCCAAGAAAGGCCGCCTGCTGGGGGAGGTTCGTTTGTGA
- a CDS encoding Do family serine endopeptidase, with translation MNIQTRTWFGFCFALLASGSTVVFADPGNQHPLQPEPKFFSFADIVRKEKPAVVNISTTQKTPAAESPLPEDHPPLGDFFGKIFPKEYKGESLGSGFIIKKNGLILTNNHVIEKADKIIVRLSDEREFEAKVIGRDDKTDLALIKIPHQDNLPTARLGDSDQLDVGEWVVAIGNPFGLEQTVTVGIVSAKGRAIGNGPFDDYIQTDASINPGNSGGPLFNTNGEVIGINTAISPSGQGIGFAIPINQVKKVLDQLETYGKITRGWLGVMIQELNDDLARSFHLKSKNGALISDVFENSPAFKAGLQRGDVIVEFDGKEIVQMRTLPLIVAETPVGKEVKLKTVRDGQERTVLIRVGPMEDKGEKK, from the coding sequence ATGAACATTCAAACCCGTACTTGGTTCGGTTTTTGTTTTGCGCTTCTGGCATCTGGATCGACGGTCGTCTTTGCGGACCCGGGGAACCAGCACCCGCTCCAGCCGGAACCGAAATTTTTCTCGTTCGCCGATATCGTCCGTAAAGAAAAACCGGCCGTCGTCAACATCAGCACGACACAAAAAACTCCGGCCGCGGAGAGCCCGCTTCCCGAGGATCATCCCCCGTTGGGGGATTTTTTTGGAAAGATATTTCCAAAGGAATACAAAGGAGAGAGCTTGGGGTCGGGATTCATCATCAAGAAAAACGGATTGATCCTCACCAACAACCATGTGATCGAAAAAGCGGATAAGATTATCGTGCGTTTATCCGACGAGCGCGAGTTCGAAGCGAAGGTGATCGGCCGAGACGATAAAACCGATCTGGCCTTGATCAAAATTCCGCATCAGGACAATCTCCCAACCGCCCGGCTGGGGGATTCCGACCAACTCGATGTCGGAGAATGGGTCGTTGCGATCGGCAACCCCTTCGGTCTGGAACAAACCGTCACGGTCGGGATCGTCAGTGCCAAAGGACGCGCCATCGGCAACGGACCGTTCGATGATTACATTCAGACCGACGCCTCGATCAATCCCGGCAACAGCGGCGGCCCGCTTTTCAATACCAACGGGGAAGTCATCGGGATCAACACCGCGATAAGCCCTTCCGGTCAAGGGATCGGGTTTGCCATCCCCATCAATCAGGTGAAAAAAGTCCTGGATCAGCTGGAAACGTACGGGAAAATCACGCGCGGATGGTTAGGTGTCATGATCCAGGAGTTAAACGACGACCTCGCTCGCTCTTTCCACCTTAAGAGTAAGAACGGAGCACTGATCTCGGATGTATTTGAAAACAGTCCCGCGTTTAAGGCCGGGCTCCAGCGCGGGGACGTCATTGTCGAATTTGACGGCAAAGAAATTGTCCAGATGCGCACGCTGCCCTTAATCGTTGCGGAAACACCGGTGGGAAAAGAGGTCAAACTAAAGACCGTTCGCGACGGTCAAGAACGGACCGTCCTGATCCGGGTCGGTCCGATGGAAGATAAGGGAGAAAAAAAGTAA
- a CDS encoding cytochrome c biogenesis protein CcdA yields the protein MSEAPPTVSFMIAFTAGFLSFVSPCVLPLVPSYVSYITGLSLEQLTDPAGQKKARWVTIKNSLLFILGFSLVFIAFGASATAAGQALLTYQGILRKVGGILIVGFGLYLIGILKIPFLMTYRQYQFQNRPAGALGSVLIGVAFAAGWTPCVGPILGTILLYASATQSMAGGIELLLVYSIGLGLPLLATALGVNLFLISFRKLKDYLWIVSLVSGIFLIIVGVMIFTNSLRWLAAWLTRYGIGWSIGQ from the coding sequence ATGTCGGAAGCTCCCCCAACCGTTTCGTTTATGATCGCCTTCACGGCCGGATTTTTGTCCTTCGTATCCCCGTGTGTTTTGCCGCTGGTACCATCGTATGTTTCCTACATCACAGGCCTTTCTCTGGAACAATTAACCGATCCCGCCGGACAAAAAAAGGCTCGTTGGGTAACGATCAAAAACTCGCTTCTCTTTATCCTCGGTTTTTCGCTGGTTTTTATCGCATTCGGCGCATCCGCCACGGCGGCGGGTCAAGCCCTGTTGACCTATCAGGGAATCCTTCGAAAGGTCGGCGGGATTTTAATCGTCGGTTTCGGCCTGTATCTGATCGGTATTTTGAAGATCCCTTTTCTCATGACGTATCGACAATACCAGTTTCAAAACCGACCGGCGGGGGCCCTCGGATCCGTTCTGATCGGCGTCGCATTTGCAGCCGGGTGGACCCCCTGTGTCGGGCCGATCCTGGGAACGATTCTCCTCTACGCCAGCGCCACCCAATCCATGGCGGGTGGGATCGAACTGCTTTTGGTCTACTCGATCGGACTCGGCCTTCCTCTCCTCGCCACCGCCCTCGGCGTCAACCTATTTCTGATCTCTTTTAGAAAATTGAAAGACTACCTGTGGATCGTCTCCTTGGTCAGCGGAATCTTTTTGATTATCGTGGGGGTTATGATTTTCACAAATTCCCTCCGATGGCTGGCCGCGTGGCTGACCCGCTATGGAATCGGGTGGTCCATTGGACAATAA
- a CDS encoding heme lyase CcmF/NrfE family subunit — protein sequence MFIEIGHFSVVLALVLSVVAMVSPIVGLKTGRPDLVRVARQAVTLNFFLVSIGMASLIYSFLTNDYSVKYVMATSNSKLPVFYKVAGLWGGHEGSLMLWVWILTAYSTLAVWLHWRTQPVIMPYLLSIQSLIMFGFLSMIVFLSNPFERLYPVPPDGRDLNPLLQDPAMVVHPPMLYLGYVGFSIPFAFAMSALFSGRLGEEWIKVTQRWTLFAWISLTTGILMGGYWAYYELGWGGYWGWDPVENASFMPWLVGTAFLHSVMVQEKRKMFKVWNLFLIIVTFSLSLIGTFLVRSGVLSSVHSFATDPGRGLYILVFLAVMMSLGFGTLIARSGRLRSQIEMDSVVSKESVFLFNNLFFLVAAATVFLGTLYPLLVETLKTAKVSVGPPYYNAVFMPVALGLLLMMGIGPSIAWRKASLDNLKKNFLPAAFVAVGMTAVAWLIGIRTVFGVAGALVVSFVSTTIFVDFGKVSALWARRHETNYLIGFYQGFTNNQRRSAGLVTHLGVLIMVVGIIASTIYQVEKVVPMRIGDTIQLKNYTIKMVGLHEVSGANWTAQEGLFEVYKGDRLLTVLKPQKRIYPVSETPTTEAALYTIHLGHIFLTMPDVGSDSVTVRALINPLVLLVWIGGGIMGLGVILNIFRPKTKVSG from the coding sequence ATGTTTATTGAAATCGGTCATTTTTCCGTCGTTCTGGCCTTGGTTCTCTCGGTCGTCGCCATGGTCAGCCCGATCGTGGGCCTGAAAACCGGCCGTCCCGATTTGGTTCGGGTCGCCCGTCAGGCCGTAACGCTGAATTTCTTTCTCGTTTCGATCGGCATGGCTTCATTGATCTATTCTTTTCTGACCAATGACTACTCCGTAAAATACGTGATGGCCACCTCCAACAGCAAACTCCCGGTCTTCTACAAAGTGGCGGGTCTGTGGGGAGGCCACGAAGGATCTCTGATGCTTTGGGTCTGGATCCTGACGGCCTACAGCACCCTCGCGGTCTGGCTGCACTGGAGAACCCAACCCGTCATCATGCCGTATCTTTTGTCGATCCAATCGTTGATCATGTTCGGATTCCTGAGCATGATCGTTTTTCTATCCAATCCTTTCGAACGTCTCTATCCGGTCCCGCCGGACGGACGAGACCTCAATCCGCTTCTTCAGGATCCCGCGATGGTCGTTCATCCTCCGATGCTCTACCTCGGCTACGTCGGCTTCTCGATCCCATTCGCTTTCGCCATGTCGGCCCTCTTTTCCGGACGGCTGGGGGAGGAATGGATAAAAGTCACGCAACGGTGGACGCTGTTTGCCTGGATTTCTCTGACGACGGGCATCCTCATGGGCGGGTACTGGGCGTACTATGAGCTGGGCTGGGGCGGATATTGGGGGTGGGACCCGGTCGAAAATGCCTCCTTCATGCCTTGGTTGGTCGGCACCGCCTTCCTGCATTCCGTCATGGTCCAGGAGAAGAGGAAGATGTTCAAGGTCTGGAACCTTTTTCTCATCATCGTGACCTTTTCCCTCTCGTTGATCGGAACCTTTTTAGTCCGCAGCGGGGTTCTCTCGTCGGTTCATTCCTTTGCAACCGATCCCGGACGAGGACTGTACATCTTGGTCTTCCTGGCCGTCATGATGTCGTTGGGTTTCGGAACGCTGATTGCCCGTTCGGGCAGGCTCCGGAGCCAGATTGAGATGGACTCGGTCGTTTCAAAAGAGTCCGTCTTTCTCTTTAACAACCTTTTCTTCCTCGTCGCCGCGGCGACCGTTTTTCTGGGAACCCTCTACCCCCTTCTGGTCGAGACGCTCAAGACGGCGAAGGTCAGCGTCGGCCCCCCTTATTACAACGCCGTTTTTATGCCGGTGGCGCTCGGTCTGCTTCTGATGATGGGAATCGGTCCCTCCATCGCATGGCGAAAGGCCTCGTTGGACAATCTTAAAAAGAACTTTCTCCCCGCCGCGTTCGTGGCCGTTGGAATGACCGCCGTTGCGTGGCTTATCGGAATCCGAACGGTGTTCGGAGTGGCGGGCGCCTTGGTCGTCTCCTTTGTCTCCACGACCATTTTTGTGGACTTTGGAAAGGTCTCGGCCCTTTGGGCCCGCCGCCATGAGACCAATTACCTGATCGGTTTTTATCAGGGGTTCACGAACAATCAGAGACGTTCTGCAGGTCTTGTCACCCATCTGGGCGTGCTGATCATGGTCGTCGGCATCATCGCCTCCACCATCTACCAGGTTGAGAAGGTGGTTCCGATGCGGATCGGCGACACCATCCAGTTAAAAAACTACACGATCAAAATGGTCGGGCTGCATGAGGTCTCGGGAGCGAATTGGACAGCCCAGGAGGGTCTCTTCGAGGTTTACAAGGGCGACCGACTGCTTACGGTCCTCAAACCTCAAAAACGCATTTATCCCGTGTCCGAGACCCCAACGACGGAGGCCGCCCTCTATACCATCCATCTGGGACATATTTTTCTGACTATGCCCGATGTCGGATCGGACAGCGTGACGGTCCGGGCGCTCATCAACCCGCTTGTTCTGCTGGTCTGGATCGGGGGCGGCATCATGGGATTGGGGGTCATCCTCAACATTTTCAGGCCGAAGACAAAGGTGTCCGGATGA
- the ccmE gene encoding cytochrome c maturation protein CcmE: MSKRKKYGLILSLIAIAGGLLYLGLGQFGQNLVYFFTPSEVVSFSPAYYGKKVRVGGMVVKGSLQVVPNTLKLSFALTDGEAAIPVDFEGIPPDLFKEGKGAVVEGFWDSQKRFHSNLIMAKHSEDYMPIEMKRAGVQFPKKDLLKTLQQ, from the coding sequence TTGAGTAAGAGAAAAAAATACGGCCTGATTCTCAGCCTGATCGCGATCGCGGGAGGATTGCTTTACCTGGGATTGGGGCAGTTCGGACAGAATTTAGTCTATTTTTTCACCCCATCCGAAGTGGTTTCTTTCTCGCCGGCCTATTACGGCAAAAAGGTCCGGGTCGGAGGAATGGTCGTCAAAGGGAGCCTTCAGGTCGTCCCCAATACGCTGAAACTAAGTTTTGCATTAACGGACGGTGAGGCCGCAATCCCGGTAGACTTTGAAGGAATTCCGCCCGACCTGTTCAAGGAAGGCAAAGGGGCCGTCGTTGAGGGTTTCTGGGATTCCCAAAAACGGTTTCACTCCAACCTGATCATGGCCAAACATTCCGAGGATTATATGCCGATTGAAATGAAACGAGCCGGGGTGCAGTTTCCCAAGAAAGACCTCTTGAAAACCCTACAACAATAA
- a CDS encoding tetratricopeptide repeat protein has translation MGLEASMNQERIDLEIEKQTLLNSLSELDLDLAQGRLNPSDHQRLKAVDEARFGRILDKLDSFSKQDPPLGSRTVKSASGSSGLLRWAGSVTLGLVVVGSAVGIYEYITAKIGLEAQRRFAESGDAAGPQGMPNPAEMVAQLEQRLKNNPNDLQGQIMAGRSYMTLKRIDDAQKAWSKVVELDPGNFEGNFFLGLIQLQTSPPDDRKSSQEALGRFETALVTMPRDPAVLWYKGVALVRLKQYDLADRSWTTAFQNLTPGTEDAEFVKKALQSLRAGNPPAL, from the coding sequence ATGGGCCTCGAAGCATCCATGAATCAAGAGCGGATCGACCTCGAGATTGAAAAACAGACCCTCCTGAACTCGTTGTCCGAATTGGATCTCGACCTGGCCCAAGGCCGGTTGAACCCCTCCGATCATCAACGTCTCAAAGCGGTGGATGAGGCCCGGTTCGGTCGAATCTTGGACAAACTCGATTCCTTCTCCAAACAAGATCCGCCGTTAGGAAGTCGAACCGTGAAATCGGCATCAGGATCCTCCGGGCTGCTGAGGTGGGCCGGGTCGGTCACTCTCGGTCTTGTGGTGGTGGGAAGCGCCGTCGGGATCTACGAATACATCACGGCCAAGATCGGTCTCGAAGCGCAACGACGGTTCGCGGAAAGCGGAGACGCTGCCGGTCCTCAAGGAATGCCGAATCCGGCCGAGATGGTCGCGCAGCTTGAGCAACGTTTAAAAAACAATCCCAACGATCTGCAAGGTCAGATCATGGCCGGGCGCTCCTACATGACCTTAAAGCGGATTGACGATGCCCAAAAGGCCTGGAGCAAAGTGGTCGAACTGGACCCCGGAAACTTTGAAGGAAATTTTTTCCTGGGGTTAATCCAACTCCAGACTTCTCCTCCGGATGATCGGAAAAGTTCGCAGGAGGCTCTCGGTCGCTTCGAAACGGCGTTGGTCACCATGCCGAGGGACCCGGCCGTGCTTTGGTACAAGGGCGTGGCTCTCGTGCGGCTGAAACAATACGATTTAGCGGACCGAAGCTGGACCACTGCCTTTCAGAATCTCACGCCTGGCACGGAAGATGCCGAGTTCGTTAAGAAAGCGTTGCAGAGCCTTCGAGCTGGAAATCCCCCCGCGCTCTGA
- a CDS encoding cytochrome c-type biogenesis protein, translated as MKKAPIAFILPMLLLLSSPLPAVLGATVEEQQIDLQVRDIAKTLRCTICQNESIWESQAELAQQMRDLIKEKLLEGDSPDQIRAYFLSRYGDYILLTPRKSGLNWILWAGPFVLLGIGGIFLYRTVARWVAQTAAVKHEDPPPIDDRLRKRIEEELQTRGD; from the coding sequence ATGAAGAAAGCCCCGATCGCGTTCATTCTTCCTATGCTCCTGCTGCTCTCGAGCCCTCTGCCCGCCGTCCTGGGTGCAACGGTCGAAGAGCAGCAGATCGATCTACAGGTGCGCGACATCGCCAAAACACTCCGCTGCACAATCTGCCAGAACGAATCCATCTGGGAATCGCAGGCGGAATTGGCGCAGCAGATGCGCGATCTCATCAAGGAAAAACTGCTCGAAGGCGATTCGCCCGATCAGATACGGGCCTATTTCCTGAGTCGGTACGGAGATTATATTCTCCTGACGCCGAGAAAGAGCGGATTGAACTGGATCCTGTGGGCCGGCCCCTTTGTCCTGTTGGGCATCGGCGGGATTTTCCTCTACCGAACCGTGGCACGATGGGTCGCACAAACAGCCGCCGTAAAACACGAAGACCCGCCGCCCATCGATGACCGCCTCCGCAAACGCATCGAAGAGGAGTTGCAAACCCGGGGAGATTAA
- a CDS encoding redoxin domain-containing protein, with protein sequence MKIWHFILVIALAGLLALFYKGLWGDPRAIPTVLIGTPAATFSGPEVRTGEILSLNRFQGKVVLVNFWASWCLECRTEQENLLALNRRFSQRSDFVMLGIDYQDRLEDAQQYLKMYGSNFDHVRDLKGTIAIDYGVYGVPETFVIDRQGIIRYKYVGPLVGPGYAHLADDVLQPLLEGRSISRS encoded by the coding sequence ATGAAAATCTGGCATTTTATTCTCGTCATCGCGTTGGCGGGACTCCTGGCTCTTTTCTATAAAGGACTGTGGGGCGACCCCAGGGCGATTCCGACCGTCCTGATCGGCACCCCTGCAGCGACGTTTTCCGGGCCGGAGGTTCGCACCGGAGAAATTCTGTCCTTGAACCGCTTTCAAGGCAAGGTGGTCCTCGTGAATTTCTGGGCCTCTTGGTGTCTGGAATGCCGCACGGAACAGGAAAATCTTTTGGCCCTCAATCGACGATTCAGTCAGCGCTCGGATTTTGTGATGCTGGGGATCGATTATCAAGATCGTCTGGAAGATGCCCAGCAATACCTGAAGATGTACGGCAGCAACTTCGACCACGTGCGGGATCTGAAGGGAACGATCGCAATCGACTACGGCGTCTACGGTGTTCCGGAGACCTTTGTGATCGACCGGCAGGGCATCATCCGCTACAAGTACGTCGGCCCGCTGGTGGGTCCCGGCTACGCCCACTTGGCCGACGATGTCCTACAGCCCTTGCTGGAAGGACGCTCCATCTCCCGTTCATGA
- a CDS encoding TlpA disulfide reductase family protein gives MRASVYPVTISIGLALLLVSCQQASTQAGATAIATEEAPRIGYLAPNFRLTNLHGEEVSVASLEGKVVFINFWATWCGPCRAEMPSMEALYHDFKDQGLEILAVSSDMDGASAVQPFIRKLGLSYPILLDPDFRVDDKYLIQSVPTTILVDKKGVITHRLVGGRNWSNPESRDLIEKLLKDK, from the coding sequence ATGAGAGCGTCCGTTTACCCAGTCACCATCTCAATTGGTTTGGCGCTGCTTCTTGTCAGTTGTCAGCAGGCTTCTACCCAGGCCGGCGCAACCGCCATCGCCACTGAAGAAGCGCCACGAATCGGGTATCTCGCCCCGAATTTCCGGTTAACCAATCTTCATGGCGAAGAAGTCAGCGTGGCCAGTCTGGAAGGCAAGGTCGTTTTTATCAATTTCTGGGCCACTTGGTGCGGCCCTTGTCGGGCTGAGATGCCTTCTATGGAAGCTCTGTATCATGACTTCAAGGATCAAGGACTGGAAATACTGGCCGTTTCGAGCGATATGGACGGAGCATCGGCCGTTCAACCGTTTATTCGAAAACTCGGCCTGTCGTATCCTATCCTGCTGGACCCGGATTTCCGGGTGGACGATAAATACCTGATCCAGTCCGTTCCGACAACCATCTTGGTGGATAAGAAAGGGGTCATCACGCACCGACTGGTGGGTGGGCGGAACTGGAGCAATCCGGAATCACGAGACCTGATTGAGAAACTTTTAAAGGACAAGTAA
- a CDS encoding cytochrome c maturation protein CcmE, producing MKGLYLRWGGLLLVGLWIAAVGTQRYNRDVRPLTPDQVLKDHPAESVRMLGMIEAGSLRKDPVTSHRLFFIVGKGQRVPVDYQGSDTDDLRELKTLVVVGRWDNTAQQFVAQDIDLIPNYGFIIAAYLVMIPLALFLFMMERRVRLLYNEIKQSKQYEPDVGDFE from the coding sequence ATGAAGGGATTGTATCTCCGCTGGGGAGGACTGCTTTTGGTTGGTCTCTGGATCGCCGCCGTCGGAACGCAGCGCTATAACCGCGACGTGCGGCCTCTGACCCCGGATCAGGTCTTGAAAGATCATCCCGCCGAATCCGTTCGCATGTTGGGAATGATCGAGGCCGGAAGCCTTCGGAAAGACCCCGTCACTTCCCACAGGCTGTTTTTCATCGTGGGAAAGGGGCAGCGCGTTCCGGTCGACTATCAAGGAAGCGACACGGACGACCTCCGTGAACTCAAGACCCTGGTCGTGGTCGGACGGTGGGATAACACCGCGCAACAATTCGTGGCTCAGGACATCGACCTGATTCCTAACTATGGATTTATTATCGCAGCGTATCTCGTCATGATTCCCCTGGCCCTTTTTCTTTTTATGATGGAACGGCGTGTCCGATTATTGTATAATGAGATCAAACAATCCAAGCAGTACGAACCCGATGTCGGTGACTTTGAGTAA
- the lgt gene encoding prolipoprotein diacylglyceryl transferase, which translates to MHPILLQIGNVEIRWYGVMIALAFLAGTFLGVREARRRGYDPELVYDLLFYVMIAGIVGARLYYVMVSNPVYFAHHPLDIVAIWRGGLALHGGLIGGMLAGVWFCKKRQLAFWSFADLLTPSIMLGQAIGRGACTLNGCSYGKPTTLPWAITFTNPAAQAPHNIPLHPTQFYEMATDLLIFAVLWNLRKRTRFDGQLFLMYAVVYAVARFVLEFFRGDSLLFGGLFPVPQVFSVFLFITALAVYVWRQSTSERLPSGTVSIQQ; encoded by the coding sequence ATGCATCCCATCCTGCTCCAGATCGGCAACGTGGAAATTCGATGGTATGGAGTCATGATCGCCCTGGCCTTTCTGGCCGGAACTTTTCTCGGCGTCCGCGAAGCCCGTCGAAGAGGATACGATCCGGAACTGGTCTATGATCTCCTCTTCTATGTTATGATTGCCGGCATCGTCGGAGCCCGTCTTTACTACGTCATGGTTTCCAATCCGGTTTATTTCGCCCATCATCCTCTTGATATCGTCGCGATCTGGCGCGGCGGATTGGCCTTGCACGGCGGATTGATTGGAGGAATGCTGGCCGGAGTCTGGTTCTGCAAGAAGCGGCAACTGGCTTTCTGGAGCTTCGCCGATCTCCTGACCCCTTCGATCATGTTGGGGCAGGCCATCGGTCGCGGGGCCTGCACTTTAAACGGCTGCAGTTATGGAAAACCGACCACGCTCCCCTGGGCGATCACCTTCACCAATCCGGCGGCGCAGGCTCCGCACAATATCCCGCTCCACCCGACCCAGTTTTACGAAATGGCCACGGACCTGCTCATCTTTGCGGTCCTGTGGAATCTCCGAAAAAGAACCCGGTTCGACGGCCAACTGTTTCTGATGTATGCGGTCGTCTACGCCGTCGCACGGTTCGTACTGGAATTCTTTCGCGGTGATTCCCTCCTGTTCGGTGGTCTTTTCCCGGTTCCCCAAGTGTTCAGCGTTTTTCTGTTTATCACGGCGCTCGCAGTGTATGTCTGGCGACAATCGACCTCCGAACGCCTTCCCTCCGGCACCGTATCCATTCAGCAGTGA